One genomic segment of Virgibacillus doumboii includes these proteins:
- a CDS encoding acetyl-CoA C-acetyltransferase: MNDVYILDGARTPFGSFGKSLRSISAMEMGRLTAVEAMKRSNISPEAIDQIVYGNVIQTSTNAAYLSRHIGLHAGVPQETPALIVNRLCGSGLQAVVSAAQGIRLGEGKTALVGGTENMSMSPHADFTSRFAGKKLGNIKLEDMLLNTLTDQYCGCGMGITAENLSNKYSISREDQDEYAYESHQRAARATESGRFKKEIIPVEIKTRKSVQVFDQDEHVKANTTEEKLALLRPTFKDDGSVTPGNASGINDGAASLVIAGEDYVKGERKKPLAKIVSWGIAGVDPTIMGIGPVPASKMALERAGLDISDIDLVEINEAFAAQYLAVEKELQLNREITNVNGGAIALGHPVGASGSRLLLTLAYELKERGLRYGLASLCIGGGQGISMLIESQYKG; encoded by the coding sequence ATGAACGACGTTTATATTTTAGATGGGGCTAGAACACCATTTGGTAGTTTTGGAAAATCACTTCGAAGTATTTCAGCAATGGAAATGGGAAGATTGACTGCTGTTGAAGCAATGAAAAGGTCTAATATTTCACCTGAAGCGATTGACCAGATAGTATACGGTAATGTTATTCAAACAAGCACAAATGCCGCTTACTTATCAAGGCATATCGGATTGCATGCTGGAGTACCACAGGAAACACCGGCATTGATTGTTAATCGTCTTTGTGGTTCAGGGCTGCAAGCAGTTGTATCTGCCGCACAAGGTATTCGTCTTGGAGAAGGAAAGACTGCTTTAGTAGGTGGAACAGAAAACATGTCCATGTCACCCCACGCCGATTTCACAAGTCGCTTCGCCGGAAAAAAACTAGGAAACATTAAACTTGAAGATATGTTGTTAAACACCTTAACCGATCAATACTGTGGATGTGGTATGGGGATTACAGCAGAGAACCTTTCCAATAAATATAGTATATCCCGGGAGGATCAGGATGAATATGCATATGAAAGTCATCAGCGGGCAGCTCGTGCCACAGAGTCAGGGAGGTTCAAGAAAGAAATTATTCCCGTTGAAATCAAAACACGCAAAAGTGTTCAAGTATTTGACCAAGATGAACATGTTAAAGCAAATACTACCGAGGAAAAATTAGCACTGCTTCGTCCTACTTTTAAAGATGATGGATCCGTGACACCCGGGAATGCTAGTGGGATTAATGATGGTGCTGCATCTTTGGTCATTGCCGGAGAAGATTATGTTAAGGGAGAACGCAAAAAGCCACTTGCTAAAATTGTTTCTTGGGGAATTGCAGGTGTTGACCCAACAATCATGGGGATCGGTCCGGTACCTGCTTCTAAGATGGCTTTAGAACGTGCAGGACTGGACATTAGTGATATTGACCTCGTTGAAATTAATGAAGCTTTTGCCGCACAATATTTAGCAGTTGAAAAAGAGCTTCAGTTAAACAGAGAAATTACAAACGTTAACGGTGGGGCAATAGCTCTTGGACATCCTGTTGGTGCCAGTGGATCCAGGCTACTTTTGACACTTGCATACGAGTTAAAAGAGCGGGGGCTGCGGTATGGATTAGCAAGCCTTTGTATTGGGGGCGGCCAGGGTATTTCGATGTTAATTGAAAGTCAATACAAAGGTTGA
- a CDS encoding class I adenylate-forming enzyme family protein yields the protein MLTHGDMTIYTYLEKQAKKYKEKPFLYFEEEIISYEEMLNRVNKTAAWLEKKGIKKGDTVAMMLKNSPEFYYIWFACGALGAIMLPINIASTASELRYFLEHSESKGFIYNPAFKTKEIEEVIKDVPLLFHQAENQEWENNVKKMDASSHKKQVGSQDVCGIMYTSGTTAKPKGVLITHENYLYAGHSSVLYQGLTPEDRYLIFLPLFHVNSQYYTSMSTLVVGGSIILLESFSANGFWDNVEKYQPTVSSFVATIIKILLELESHPYEKKHSIRQIGYGLFVTKNDVEAFKERFGIPLYQWFGMTESITTNITTPFYDEMQEDPETGIFSIGKAGLGQEVKIVNEEGLECPYGTVGEIIIKSPSLMKGYYKNEFETNKTINDGWLYTGDNGYMNDEGYIWFVDRGKDVIKRAGENISSLEIENVLSDHPSVINCAVIAAPDTLREEKVVAYIETEDKNLDAETLTAFCQKQLSSFKIPEEYHFVDEFPKTSIGKIQKNLLREKHK from the coding sequence ATGCTGACACATGGGGATATGACCATTTATACTTATCTTGAAAAACAAGCAAAAAAATATAAAGAAAAGCCATTTCTATATTTTGAAGAAGAAATTATTTCATATGAGGAAATGCTTAACCGAGTAAACAAAACAGCAGCATGGTTAGAGAAAAAGGGCATTAAGAAAGGCGATACAGTGGCCATGATGCTTAAAAATTCTCCTGAATTCTATTATATATGGTTTGCATGCGGTGCCTTGGGTGCAATAATGCTTCCTATTAATATAGCATCCACCGCCTCGGAATTAAGATATTTTCTTGAGCATTCTGAAAGTAAGGGGTTTATCTATAATCCAGCCTTTAAGACAAAAGAAATTGAAGAAGTAATTAAAGATGTCCCACTTCTCTTTCATCAGGCTGAAAATCAGGAGTGGGAGAACAATGTCAAAAAAATGGATGCTTCTTCACACAAAAAACAGGTTGGTTCTCAGGATGTATGCGGAATTATGTATACTTCGGGTACTACCGCAAAGCCAAAGGGTGTATTAATTACACATGAAAATTATTTATATGCAGGCCACTCTTCTGTTTTATATCAGGGATTGACACCGGAGGACCGCTATTTAATATTTTTACCTTTATTTCACGTAAACTCACAATACTATACATCCATGTCAACTCTTGTTGTCGGTGGCTCTATTATTCTATTGGAAAGTTTCAGTGCCAATGGTTTTTGGGACAACGTTGAAAAATATCAACCTACTGTTTCCAGTTTTGTAGCCACCATAATAAAAATCCTGCTGGAGTTGGAAAGTCATCCTTATGAAAAGAAACATTCAATAAGACAAATCGGCTATGGTTTATTTGTGACAAAAAATGATGTTGAAGCGTTTAAGGAGCGATTTGGGATTCCACTTTATCAATGGTTTGGAATGACTGAATCTATCACTACGAATATCACAACACCGTTTTATGATGAAATGCAGGAAGATCCTGAAACGGGGATATTTTCGATTGGAAAAGCAGGGCTTGGCCAGGAAGTGAAAATTGTAAATGAGGAAGGTTTGGAGTGTCCTTACGGTACAGTTGGTGAAATTATAATTAAAAGCCCGTCACTAATGAAAGGTTATTATAAAAATGAATTTGAGACGAACAAAACAATAAATGATGGCTGGCTCTATACGGGGGACAATGGTTATATGAACGATGAAGGTTATATTTGGTTTGTTGATCGTGGCAAGGATGTAATTAAGCGGGCAGGTGAGAATATTTCTTCACTAGAGATAGAAAATGTTCTCTCTGATCATCCATCTGTAATAAATTGTGCAGTTATAGCAGCGCCGGACACACTTAGGGAAGAAAAAGTTGTTGCCTATATTGAGACGGAGGATAAAAATTTGGATGCAGAAACGTTAACAGCATTTTGTCAAAAGCAGTTGTCATCCTTTAAGATACCAGAGGAGTATCACTTTGTTGATGAATTCCCTAAAACGTCAATTGGCAAAATACAGAAAAATTTACTTAGGGAAAAACACAAATAG
- a CDS encoding short-chain fatty acid transporter, with amino-acid sequence MLRSFSEKLQQLIENYLPNAFSFAILLTFITLIMGLTLTDEGILDMTNHWYTGFWDFLTFTTQMILILVTGYALVKAPPVEKLLIRVASKPKTQKSALITTMLVAAAAGYISWGLGFVLGALFAIEVAKRVPQADFRLLIAAAYTATVAILPAGITLTAPLLVNTPGHSLEEEVGLIPLTETIFSPTMLLTAFIGLIVVIFAYIKMMPEKENVVPFNSEENGENDDFKNKISNTFAEKVDNSKIINYAIVLFGSLWIIMYFAQNGFNLELNILNFIFIILGLALHGSLNSYFKAIVSGMPSSGGILIQFPFYAGIMGMMAGSGLITIIAESIVSFSNEFTFPIFSYVSAAIVNIFVPSAGGQWQIQGPIMLEALQEFDLPASVAVIAVSIGDMTTNLLQPFFVLPALGLARLGLKDIWGYCLVSMVLLFVVSVIIITLGPIVF; translated from the coding sequence ATGTTAAGATCATTTTCAGAAAAGCTTCAGCAGCTCATTGAAAACTATTTGCCAAATGCATTTAGCTTTGCTATTTTGCTAACCTTTATCACATTAATTATGGGGTTAACGCTAACTGATGAAGGAATATTGGATATGACAAACCATTGGTACACCGGGTTTTGGGATTTTCTCACATTTACAACGCAGATGATTCTGATCCTTGTAACCGGTTATGCTTTGGTAAAAGCCCCGCCGGTAGAAAAGTTATTAATACGTGTGGCATCAAAGCCAAAAACACAAAAGTCGGCTTTGATTACAACAATGCTTGTTGCAGCTGCAGCAGGGTATATCAGTTGGGGTTTGGGTTTTGTATTAGGAGCTCTTTTTGCTATCGAGGTTGCCAAGCGAGTCCCGCAAGCAGATTTTCGTTTATTGATTGCAGCAGCGTATACTGCGACGGTTGCAATACTGCCAGCGGGTATCACATTAACGGCACCGCTTCTGGTAAATACACCAGGTCACTCACTGGAAGAAGAGGTCGGTCTTATTCCGCTGACAGAAACAATCTTTAGTCCGACGATGCTGTTAACAGCGTTCATTGGTTTAATCGTAGTTATCTTCGCGTATATTAAAATGATGCCGGAAAAAGAAAATGTAGTTCCGTTTAATAGTGAAGAGAATGGTGAAAATGATGATTTCAAGAATAAGATAAGTAACACATTTGCAGAAAAAGTTGATAATAGCAAAATTATTAACTATGCAATTGTCCTATTTGGTTCATTATGGATTATCATGTACTTTGCCCAAAATGGATTTAATTTGGAATTGAACATCCTGAACTTTATTTTTATTATTTTGGGATTAGCCTTACACGGTTCCCTCAACAGTTATTTTAAAGCAATTGTTAGTGGGATGCCTTCATCTGGAGGAATTTTAATTCAGTTTCCTTTTTATGCAGGTATTATGGGCATGATGGCTGGCTCAGGACTGATCACCATTATTGCCGAATCGATTGTATCATTTTCAAATGAATTTACATTTCCTATATTCTCATATGTATCCGCGGCTATAGTAAATATATTTGTTCCATCAGCTGGCGGGCAATGGCAGATTCAAGGTCCTATTATGTTAGAAGCGTTACAGGAATTTGATTTACCAGCTTCTGTGGCTGTCATTGCAGTTTCTATTGGTGATATGACTACCAACTTGTTACAGCCATTTTTCGTATTACCGGCATTAGGGTTAGCTAGACTTGGATTGAAAGATATCTGGGGTTATTGTCTGGTTTCTATGGTTCTGTTATTTGTCGTGTCCGTCATAATAATTACATTAGGCCCAATTGTATTTTAA